In one window of Ruminococcus hominis DNA:
- the pcrA gene encoding DNA helicase PcrA → MSIYDTLNEQQREAVYHTEGPLLILAGAGSGKTRVLTHRIAYLIEEKGVNPWNILAITFTNKAAGEMRERVDNLVGFGSESIWVSTFHSTCVRILRRYIDRIGYDTNFTIYDSDDQKTLMRDICKQLNIDTKKFKERTFLGAISSAKDEMVTPAEYEVNAVGDFSKQMIAKVYWEYEKQLQANNALDFDDLLMKTVQLFQKDAEVLEYYQNRFRYIMVDEYQDTNTVQFKFVSLLAAKYQNLCVVGDDDQSIYKFRGANIQNILSFEEKFKDAKVIKLEQNYRSTGNILNAANAVIRNNHGRKDKSLWTEKGDGEKIQLHEFDTAYDEAEFIVNQIKSGCTKGNHYNDYAILYRTNAQSRIFEEKFVANNIPYKIIGGVNFYARREIKDLLSYLKTIDNARDDLAVRRIINVPKRGIGLTTVNRVQDSAQMRGIGFYEALQGLDLIPGIGRSAAKLDSFVALIEYFKGRLGKISLTDLLKEIIEMTAYVESLEAEDKEDAQARIENIDELLNKVATYEEVCAAEQKEVSLSGFLEEVALVADIDNLDEEQDYVVLMTLHSAKGLEFPNVYLAGMEDGLFPSYMCIDNPEDLEEERRLCYVGITRAEQELVLSCARMRMVRGETHYNRLSRFVKEIPEDLLEKEEKLFSVKEEKDSAVQTAFKQAKQAFTQKPFTTYASPLMTGAKQFAVTKEKGLDYTIGDRVRHIKFGVGTVKDIVEGGRDYEVTVEFDTAGVKKMFATFAKLKKEE, encoded by the coding sequence ATGAGCATATATGATACGTTGAATGAGCAGCAAAGAGAGGCTGTTTATCATACCGAAGGACCACTTTTAATTCTGGCAGGAGCCGGTTCTGGTAAGACCAGAGTGCTGACTCACAGAATTGCATATTTAATAGAAGAAAAGGGTGTAAATCCTTGGAACATACTGGCAATTACATTTACAAACAAAGCGGCAGGAGAGATGCGTGAACGAGTAGACAATCTTGTTGGATTTGGTTCGGAAAGTATATGGGTTAGTACATTTCATTCCACTTGTGTAAGGATTTTAAGAAGATATATCGATCGCATCGGCTACGATACGAATTTTACAATATATGACAGTGATGACCAGAAGACATTGATGCGTGATATATGTAAGCAATTGAATATAGATACAAAGAAATTTAAAGAGAGAACATTTCTTGGAGCAATTTCATCAGCAAAGGATGAGATGGTAACGCCGGCAGAGTATGAAGTGAATGCAGTCGGAGATTTTTCAAAACAGATGATTGCAAAAGTATACTGGGAATATGAAAAACAACTGCAGGCGAATAACGCATTAGATTTTGATGACCTGCTGATGAAGACAGTACAGCTTTTCCAGAAGGATGCAGAGGTTTTGGAGTATTATCAGAATCGATTCAGATATATTATGGTGGACGAATATCAGGATACAAATACAGTACAGTTTAAATTTGTCAGTCTTTTAGCAGCGAAGTATCAGAACTTATGTGTAGTAGGAGATGATGATCAGTCCATTTATAAATTTAGAGGAGCTAATATACAGAATATATTAAGTTTCGAAGAAAAATTCAAGGATGCAAAAGTAATAAAGTTGGAACAGAATTATCGCTCAACAGGTAATATACTAAACGCTGCGAATGCAGTGATCCGCAATAATCACGGACGAAAAGATAAATCTCTTTGGACGGAAAAAGGAGATGGGGAAAAAATCCAATTGCATGAGTTTGATACAGCATATGATGAAGCTGAATTTATTGTAAATCAGATTAAAAGTGGATGCACAAAAGGAAATCATTATAATGATTACGCAATCTTGTATAGAACAAATGCACAGTCTCGTATTTTTGAGGAAAAATTTGTGGCAAACAATATTCCATATAAAATTATCGGTGGGGTGAATTTCTATGCAAGACGCGAGATTAAGGATTTACTTTCATATTTAAAGACAATAGATAATGCGAGAGATGATTTGGCTGTTCGAAGAATTATTAATGTCCCGAAACGTGGGATTGGTCTTACAACAGTGAATCGTGTGCAGGATTCTGCCCAGATGAGAGGGATTGGATTTTATGAAGCACTGCAAGGTCTGGATCTGATTCCGGGGATTGGAAGAAGTGCTGCAAAACTAGATTCATTTGTTGCGTTGATTGAATATTTCAAAGGCAGACTTGGAAAAATCAGTTTAACGGATCTGTTAAAAGAGATTATTGAGATGACAGCATATGTAGAAAGTCTTGAGGCAGAGGATAAGGAAGATGCACAGGCCAGAATTGAAAATATTGATGAATTGCTTAATAAAGTGGCAACTTATGAGGAAGTCTGTGCAGCAGAGCAAAAAGAAGTTTCATTAAGCGGCTTCTTAGAAGAAGTAGCGTTAGTGGCAGATATTGATAATTTAGATGAAGAACAGGATTATGTTGTTTTGATGACATTGCATAGTGCGAAAGGATTGGAATTTCCGAATGTATACCTGGCAGGTATGGAAGACGGATTATTTCCAAGTTATATGTGTATCGATAATCCGGAAGATCTGGAAGAAGAAAGACGTTTGTGTTATGTAGGAATCACACGTGCAGAACAAGAGCTTGTGCTGAGCTGTGCAAGAATGCGTATGGTGAGAGGAGAGACACATTATAATCGATTATCCAGATTTGTGAAAGAAATACCAGAAGATTTGCTCGAAAAAGAAGAGAAGCTGTTTTCTGTCAAAGAAGAAAAAGATTCTGCTGTTCAAACAGCATTTAAGCAGGCAAAACAAGCATTTACACAAAAACCATTTACTACATATGCTTCACCTCTTATGACGGGGGCAAAGCAATTTGCAGTGACAAAAGAAAAAGGCCTTGATTATACAATTGGAGACAGAGTGAGACACATTAAATTTGGTGTAGGAACTGTAAAAGATATTGTAGAAGGCGGACGAGATTATGAAGTGACAGTAGAATTTGATACTGCCGGAGTAAAGAAGATGTTTGCTACATTTGCAAAGTTAAAAAAGGAAGAATAA
- a CDS encoding AraC family transcriptional regulator: MIYEPLFKLERTGVQIHYYTGKGKYNPVHWHSAIELIYVLNGNGSIMIDGKDYLVVAGDFVVLDSNQMHEVKAANASMMVIIHFSRNSMKNYVSDIEKYRFFCTREKLKKEQLEAYLKICEMLKGLPPMYVMHPVGYRLKSQAIAMEVFFELLNHFATREEHVQTSERNTILERLGEITEYIELHYKEQISLEEIASHFYLSREYFSRFFKQNMGVNFLRYVNQVRLMHIYQDICNTQKGILEIAEENGFTNYKLFNRMFHEIYGCSPRDVRKK; the protein is encoded by the coding sequence ATGATATATGAACCATTATTCAAGTTGGAACGAACGGGAGTACAGATTCATTATTATACAGGAAAAGGGAAATATAATCCGGTACATTGGCATTCTGCAATAGAACTTATATACGTATTAAATGGAAATGGGTCGATCATGATAGATGGAAAAGACTATCTGGTTGTTGCGGGAGATTTTGTAGTGCTGGATTCTAACCAGATGCATGAAGTTAAGGCAGCAAATGCGTCAATGATGGTGATAATTCATTTTTCAAGAAACAGTATGAAAAACTATGTTTCAGATATAGAAAAATATCGTTTTTTCTGTACTCGGGAAAAATTAAAAAAAGAACAGTTAGAGGCATATTTAAAAATATGTGAGATGTTAAAAGGCTTGCCGCCGATGTACGTGATGCATCCTGTCGGATATCGGTTGAAAAGTCAGGCTATTGCGATGGAAGTATTCTTTGAGCTTTTGAATCATTTTGCAACAAGAGAAGAACATGTACAAACTTCAGAGCGCAATACGATATTGGAACGTCTGGGAGAAATTACAGAGTATATAGAATTACATTATAAAGAGCAGATTTCATTGGAAGAGATTGCGTCACATTTTTATTTGAGCAGAGAATACTTTAGTCGTTTTTTTAAACAAAATATGGGGGTAAATTTTTTGAGATATGTCAATCAGGTGCGATTGATGCATATTTACCAGGATATCTGCAATACACAAAAAGGAATTTTGGAGATTGCAGAAGAGAATGGATTTACGAATTACAAATTATTTAACCGAATGTTTCATGAGATATACGGATGTTCCCCGAGAGATGTGCGAAAGAAGTAG
- a CDS encoding DUF1836 domain-containing protein, with the protein MTIDSNDILNSILNSISRIDYIHSTEIPNMNLYMDQVTTLMEEGLSSTKRYDDDKILTKTMINNYTKNNLLPPPDKKKYSKEHVLVLIFIYYFKNILSIKDIETLLKPITEKYFHTDENLSMTDIYEEICSVQKSRIDSLQEELKTAFARSEGSFSKVHDDDKEQLQLFSLLCDLSFDVYVKKQIIEKLLDEVHPQE; encoded by the coding sequence ATGACAATAGATTCCAATGATATCTTAAACAGTATTTTAAATAGTATTTCACGCATTGATTATATCCACTCTACTGAGATTCCGAATATGAATCTGTACATGGATCAGGTTACTACTTTAATGGAAGAAGGACTTTCTTCTACCAAGCGTTATGATGACGACAAGATTTTAACAAAGACAATGATCAACAACTACACAAAAAATAATCTTCTGCCTCCACCGGATAAGAAGAAATATTCCAAAGAGCATGTCTTAGTATTGATTTTTATCTACTATTTTAAAAATATTCTTTCTATTAAAGATATTGAAACTTTATTAAAACCTATTACAGAAAAGTATTTTCATACTGATGAGAATTTATCTATGACAGACATTTATGAAGAAATCTGCTCTGTCCAGAAGTCACGAATCGATTCTCTGCAGGAAGAGTTAAAAACAGCTTTTGCTCGTTCTGAAGGTTCTTTTTCTAAAGTTCACGATGATGATAAAGAGCAGCTACAGCTATTTTCTCTACTGTGCGATCTCAGTTTTGATGTATATGTCAAAAAGCAAATCATCGAAAAATTGCTGGATGAAGTACATCCACAAGAATAA
- a CDS encoding YerC/YecD family TrpR-related protein, which yields MSKKIRTEAVDYLFDAILSLQDKEECYTFFEDICTINELLSLSQRFEVAKMLREKKTYLEIAEKTGASTATISRVNRSLNYGNDGYDMVFRRLESKKEN from the coding sequence ATGAGTAAAAAAATAAGAACAGAGGCAGTAGACTATTTGTTTGATGCAATTTTGAGTTTGCAGGATAAAGAGGAATGCTACACATTTTTTGAAGACATTTGCACAATTAATGAGTTGTTGTCTCTTTCACAAAGATTCGAGGTTGCGAAGATGCTGAGAGAGAAAAAGACATATCTTGAGATTGCGGAAAAGACAGGTGCTTCTACAGCTACGATCAGTCGAGTGAACCGGTCATTGAATTATGGAAATGATGGATATGATATGGTGTTCAGACGACTTGAGAGTAAAAAAGAAAACTAA